Proteins encoded together in one Micromonospora kangleipakensis window:
- a CDS encoding ABC transporter permease, translating to MFRYILRRLLQMVLAFFGTTLIVYALMFAGQGDPIQALAGERPVTAAQRAYLTEKYHLDATGVGGFFYRYFDYVKSLLQGDLGQSLTGRQIGDILQAAWPVTVKLALIALAVAIIFGVTAGVIAGIRRASIFDNSTLVLTLLVLGIPTIVLAPLAQYFLGVKWQLFPPTAGAEPTFYALLLPGIVLGSLSLATALRLTRTSVAENLRADYVRTARSKGLVKRRIVSVHVLRNSLIPVVTFLGVELGNLMSGAIITEGVFNIPGVGFNLFRGIRTEDGPLVVGIVSVLVVVYLVSNLVVDVLYAVLDPRIRYE from the coding sequence ATGTTCCGCTACATCTTGCGGCGCCTACTGCAGATGGTCCTCGCGTTCTTCGGGACCACCCTGATCGTCTATGCGCTGATGTTCGCCGGCCAGGGCGACCCCATCCAGGCCCTCGCGGGCGAACGACCGGTGACGGCGGCCCAGCGGGCATACCTGACCGAGAAGTACCACCTGGACGCCACCGGCGTCGGTGGCTTCTTCTACCGCTACTTCGACTACGTCAAGAGCCTGCTCCAGGGTGACCTCGGCCAGTCGCTGACCGGCCGCCAGATCGGCGACATCCTTCAGGCGGCCTGGCCGGTCACCGTGAAGCTCGCGCTGATCGCGCTCGCCGTGGCGATCATCTTCGGCGTCACCGCCGGCGTGATCGCCGGCATCCGGCGGGCCAGCATCTTCGACAACTCGACGCTGGTGCTCACCCTGCTGGTGCTCGGCATCCCGACCATCGTGCTGGCGCCGCTCGCCCAGTACTTCCTGGGCGTCAAGTGGCAGCTCTTCCCGCCCACCGCCGGCGCCGAGCCGACGTTCTATGCGCTGCTGCTGCCGGGCATCGTGCTCGGCTCGCTGTCGCTGGCCACCGCGCTGCGGCTGACCCGTACCTCGGTGGCGGAGAACCTGCGTGCCGACTACGTCCGGACCGCCCGGTCCAAGGGCCTGGTCAAGCGGCGCATCGTCAGCGTCCACGTGCTGCGCAACTCGCTCATCCCGGTGGTCACCTTCCTCGGTGTGGAGCTGGGCAACCTGATGAGCGGGGCGATCATCACCGAGGGCGTCTTCAACATCCCCGGCGTGGGCTTCAACCTCTTCCGCGGCATCCGCACCGAGGACGGCCCCCTGGTGGTGGGCATCGTCAGCGTGCTGGTCGTGGTCTACCTGGTCTCGAACCTGGTGGTGGACGTCCTGTACGCCGTACTCGACCCGAGGATCCGCTATGAGTGA
- a CDS encoding MBL fold metallo-hydrolase, with amino-acid sequence MPLSRTLGSITVTALTDGEGPFFQSRVEAFPDATEAQWREADRRDPASVTADGEWWLQFRSFAVHGDDGSVTLVDAGIGPADSLAAGWAPVPGRLPAELAAAGIDPADVRTVVLTHLHSDHVGWAVTGTPGRPYFPNADYVLQRTELAALELFHPELPARLVGPLRAAGQLRVVDGDTPLTPAVRVLSTPGHTPGHQSVLVDSGDERLLLTGDLLVHAIQLVDPALAYAHEVDPATARASRTTLLHTLTTAAPTTLATPHLTTPFTPL; translated from the coding sequence ATGCCACTGAGCCGCACCCTCGGGTCTATCACGGTCACCGCCCTCACCGACGGCGAGGGCCCGTTCTTCCAGTCCCGCGTCGAGGCGTTCCCCGACGCCACGGAGGCACAGTGGCGCGAGGCCGACCGGCGTGATCCCGCGTCGGTGACCGCCGACGGGGAGTGGTGGCTGCAGTTCCGCAGCTTCGCCGTCCACGGCGACGACGGGTCGGTGACGCTGGTCGACGCCGGCATCGGCCCGGCCGACTCGCTCGCCGCGGGCTGGGCGCCGGTGCCGGGCCGGCTGCCGGCCGAACTGGCCGCCGCCGGCATCGACCCCGCCGACGTGCGGACCGTGGTGCTGACCCACCTGCACAGCGACCACGTCGGCTGGGCGGTGACCGGCACGCCGGGCCGCCCCTACTTCCCCAACGCCGACTACGTGCTGCAGCGGACCGAGCTGGCAGCGCTGGAGCTGTTCCACCCCGAGCTGCCGGCCCGGCTGGTCGGCCCGTTGCGCGCCGCCGGCCAGCTCCGGGTGGTCGACGGCGACACCCCCCTCACCCCGGCGGTACGCGTGCTGAGCACCCCCGGCCACACTCCCGGCCACCAGTCGGTGCTGGTCGACTCCGGCGACGAGCGCCTGCTGCTCACCGGCGACCTGCTGGTGCACGCCATCCAGCTCGTCGACCCCGCCCTGGCGTACGCCCACGAGGTGGACCCGGCCACCGCCCGCGCCTCCCGCACCACCCTCCTGCACACCCTCACCACCGCCGCCCCCACCACCCTCGCCACCCCCCACCTGACCACCCCCTTCACCCCCCTCTGA
- a CDS encoding ABC transporter permease, which produces MSDFETVAATENQAARRGPSGEPGAPNQVGVPNKPRSLAGDAWRDLRRNPIFWISLALVVIFTLMAVIPGVFTTNDPSDCLLSRQHAGPSGGAIFGYDFQGCDTYSRAVYGTRASLLVGALSALGTGVIALVVGMVAGYFGRWIDAVLSRVIDVVLGIPLLLAAIVLLKRVGSASPTVRITAVIFVLAILGWTTAARVVRSSVITAKEQDYVAAARMLGAGHGRIMWRHILPNSLAPAIVVLTIALGSFIAAEATLSFLGIGLKAPTISWGQDIDTGRIHMRESATPLIVPSTFLALTVLAFIMLGDAIRDAFDPKLR; this is translated from the coding sequence ATGAGTGACTTCGAGACTGTGGCGGCGACCGAGAACCAGGCCGCGCGGCGTGGCCCCTCGGGCGAGCCGGGCGCGCCCAACCAGGTCGGCGTGCCGAACAAGCCGCGCAGCCTGGCCGGGGACGCCTGGCGCGACCTGCGCCGCAACCCGATCTTCTGGATCTCGCTGGCACTGGTGGTCATCTTCACCCTGATGGCCGTGATCCCTGGCGTGTTCACCACGAACGACCCGAGCGACTGCCTGCTCTCCCGGCAGCACGCCGGGCCGTCCGGCGGGGCCATCTTCGGGTACGACTTCCAGGGCTGCGACACGTACTCCCGGGCGGTCTACGGCACCCGGGCCTCACTGCTGGTCGGCGCGCTCTCCGCGCTGGGCACCGGGGTGATCGCGCTGGTGGTCGGCATGGTGGCCGGTTACTTCGGCCGCTGGATCGACGCGGTGCTCTCCCGCGTGATCGACGTGGTGCTCGGCATCCCGCTGCTGCTGGCCGCGATCGTGCTGCTCAAGCGGGTCGGCAGCGCCAGCCCGACGGTCCGGATCACCGCGGTGATCTTCGTGCTGGCCATCCTCGGCTGGACCACGGCCGCCCGGGTGGTGCGTTCCTCGGTGATCACCGCGAAGGAGCAGGACTACGTCGCGGCGGCCCGGATGCTCGGCGCCGGCCACGGCCGGATCATGTGGCGGCACATCCTGCCGAACTCGCTGGCCCCGGCCATCGTGGTGCTGACCATCGCGCTCGGCTCGTTCATCGCCGCCGAGGCGACGCTCTCCTTCCTGGGCATCGGTCTCAAGGCGCCGACGATCTCGTGGGGCCAGGACATCGACACCGGCCGGATCCACATGCGGGAGTCGGCGACGCCGCTGATCGTCCCGTCGACCTTCCTCGCGCTGACCGTGCTGGCGTTCATCATGCTCGGCGACGCGATCCGTGACGCCTTCGACCCGAAGCTGCGGTGA
- the mdh gene encoding malate dehydrogenase — protein sequence MGKKVTVVGAGFYGSTTAQRLAEYDIFDTVVITDIVEGKPAGLALDLNQSRAVEGFETKVVGVTTGPNGEGYEAIEGSDVVVITAGLPRKPGMSRMDLLETNAKIVRQVSENVAKYAPNAVVIVVSNPLDEMTALAQLATQFPKNRVLGQAGMLDSARFTNFVAEALNVPVKSVKTLTLGSHGDTMVPVPSKSTVNGKPLREAMPAEQIEELVVKTRNGGAEVVALLKTGSAYYAPSAAAARMAKAVAEDSGEIMPVCAWVDGEYGISGVYLGVEAEIGREGIRRIVETDLDADELASLNAAAEAVRAKQADVANM from the coding sequence ATGGGTAAGAAGGTCACTGTCGTCGGGGCCGGCTTCTACGGCTCCACCACCGCACAGCGCCTGGCCGAGTACGACATCTTCGACACCGTCGTGATCACCGACATCGTGGAGGGCAAGCCGGCGGGTCTCGCGCTGGACCTCAACCAGTCGCGCGCGGTCGAGGGCTTCGAGACCAAGGTCGTCGGCGTCACCACCGGCCCGAACGGCGAGGGCTACGAGGCCATCGAGGGCTCCGATGTCGTGGTCATCACCGCCGGCCTGCCCCGCAAGCCGGGCATGAGCCGGATGGACCTGCTGGAGACCAACGCCAAGATCGTCCGCCAGGTCTCCGAGAACGTCGCCAAGTACGCGCCGAACGCCGTCGTCATCGTCGTCTCCAACCCGCTCGACGAGATGACCGCGCTGGCCCAGCTCGCCACCCAGTTCCCGAAGAACCGGGTGCTCGGCCAGGCCGGCATGCTGGACAGCGCCCGGTTCACCAACTTCGTCGCCGAGGCGCTGAATGTACCGGTGAAGTCGGTCAAGACCCTCACCCTCGGCTCGCACGGCGACACGATGGTCCCGGTGCCGTCCAAGAGCACCGTCAACGGCAAGCCGCTGCGTGAGGCGATGCCCGCCGAGCAGATCGAGGAGCTGGTCGTCAAGACCCGCAACGGTGGCGCCGAGGTGGTCGCCCTGCTGAAGACCGGCTCGGCGTACTACGCCCCGTCGGCCGCCGCCGCCCGGATGGCCAAGGCCGTCGCGGAGGACTCCGGCGAGATCATGCCGGTCTGCGCCTGGGTCGACGGCGAGTACGGCATCTCCGGCGTCTACCTGGGCGTCGAGGCCGAGATCGGCCGCGAGGGCATCCGGCGGATCGTCGAGACCGACCTGGACGCCGACGAGCTGGCCAGCCTCAACGCGGCCGCCGAGGCCGTCCGCGCCAAGCAGGCCGACGTCGCCAACATGTGA
- a CDS encoding bifunctional methylenetetrahydrofolate dehydrogenase/methenyltetrahydrofolate cyclohydrolase, whose product MTATILDGKATAAEIKDELRVRVKALAERGVTPGLGTVLVGADPGSQAYVNGKHRDCAEVGIASIRRELPADATQAQLDEVLTDLNADPACHGYIVQLPLPAHLDTQRALEMIDPDKDADGLHPVNLGRLVLGYDAPLPCTPRGIVELLRRHDVALRGAKVALVGRGNTVGRPLGLLLTRRSENATVTLCHTGTLDLAAHTRAADIVIVAAGVPGLLTADMITPGATVVDVGITRVIGADGKGRYTGDVDPEVAEVAGALVPMPGGVGPMTRAMLLTNVVERAERG is encoded by the coding sequence GTGACGGCGACGATCCTGGACGGCAAGGCGACCGCGGCGGAGATCAAGGACGAGCTGCGGGTGCGGGTCAAGGCGCTCGCGGAGCGGGGCGTCACCCCCGGGCTGGGCACCGTCCTGGTGGGCGCCGACCCCGGCTCCCAGGCGTACGTCAACGGCAAGCACCGGGACTGCGCAGAGGTGGGCATCGCCTCGATCCGGCGGGAGCTGCCCGCCGACGCCACCCAGGCCCAGCTCGACGAAGTGCTCACCGACCTCAACGCGGACCCGGCCTGCCACGGCTACATCGTCCAGCTGCCGCTCCCGGCCCACCTCGACACCCAGCGCGCGCTGGAGATGATCGACCCGGACAAGGACGCCGACGGCCTGCACCCGGTCAACCTGGGCCGCCTCGTGCTCGGCTACGACGCTCCGCTGCCCTGCACCCCGCGCGGCATCGTCGAGCTGCTCCGCCGGCACGACGTGGCGCTGCGGGGCGCCAAGGTCGCGCTGGTGGGCCGGGGCAACACGGTGGGCCGCCCGCTCGGCCTGCTGCTCACCCGCCGCAGCGAGAACGCCACCGTGACCCTCTGCCACACCGGCACCCTGGACCTCGCCGCGCACACCCGGGCGGCCGACATCGTCATCGTCGCGGCCGGCGTGCCCGGCCTGCTCACCGCCGACATGATCACCCCGGGCGCCACCGTGGTCGACGTCGGCATCACCCGGGTGATCGGCGCGGACGGCAAGGGCCGCTACACCGGCGACGTGGACCCCGAGGTGGCCGAGGTCGCCGGCGCGCTGGTGCCGATGCCGGGCGGCGTCGGCCCGATGACCCGCGCGATGCTGCTGACCAACGTCGTCGAGCGCGCCGAGCGCGGCTGA
- a CDS encoding peptide ABC transporter substrate-binding protein — translation MRVRRLAAWTALPLAVTLGLAACGSGGGSGSGSSDPNAAVSIQISEPQHLVPSNTTEVSGSQVLAGLFSPLVDYDAQNKPYEVAAQSVTSSDNKVWTIKLKDGFTFHNGEKVTSEDYINAWNYGAYAPNGQGGSYFFEKIAGYQDLQGEKPKAKTMSGLKKVDDLTFTVTLSEPYIDFKTMLGYTSFYPLPEAAFSAPGVLKDSYEQAPIGQGPFKMKGTWQHDAKIDVERYDAYPGEKPKVKGVEFRVYQQLAAAYADVQGDNLDVLGTIPTENLSTAPTDLGDRYQTSPMSSFQFLAFPTFDKNFSNPDVRKAISMAIDRDEITKSIFKGSQKPARSFVSPVLPGYRDNTTGAAGEFNPTEAKKLYQAAGGPSKIVISYNGDGGHKDWVDATANQLKANLGVDVVGSAEPKFADLLTKVEKKQPVGLFRMGWVMDYPSMEDYLGPLYSTNGSSNYYGYSNPEFDKLVKEGSAAKTQDEAIAKYQQAEDILAKDMPVIPLRFGENVFGHSSKVKNVEMDLFQRVNLVKIETAS, via the coding sequence ATGCGAGTTCGTAGGCTTGCTGCCTGGACCGCCCTCCCGCTCGCGGTGACCCTGGGCCTCGCGGCCTGCGGCAGCGGCGGAGGCAGCGGATCCGGCAGCAGCGACCCCAACGCGGCCGTCAGCATCCAGATCAGCGAGCCGCAGCACCTGGTTCCGTCGAACACCACCGAGGTATCGGGTTCCCAGGTGCTCGCCGGCCTGTTCAGCCCGCTCGTCGACTACGACGCGCAGAACAAGCCGTACGAGGTGGCGGCCCAGTCGGTGACGTCGTCGGACAACAAGGTCTGGACGATCAAGCTGAAGGACGGCTTCACCTTCCACAACGGTGAGAAGGTCACGTCCGAGGACTACATCAACGCGTGGAACTACGGCGCGTACGCCCCCAACGGCCAGGGCGGCAGCTACTTCTTCGAGAAGATCGCCGGCTACCAGGACCTGCAGGGCGAGAAGCCGAAGGCCAAGACGATGTCCGGGCTGAAGAAGGTCGACGACCTCACCTTCACCGTGACGCTGTCCGAGCCGTACATCGACTTCAAGACGATGCTCGGCTACACCTCCTTCTACCCGCTGCCCGAGGCCGCGTTCTCCGCCCCGGGCGTGCTGAAGGACTCGTACGAGCAGGCGCCGATCGGTCAGGGCCCGTTCAAGATGAAGGGCACCTGGCAGCACGACGCCAAGATCGACGTCGAGCGGTACGACGCGTACCCGGGCGAGAAGCCCAAGGTCAAGGGCGTCGAGTTCCGGGTCTACCAGCAGCTCGCCGCGGCCTACGCGGACGTGCAGGGGGACAACCTGGACGTCCTCGGGACGATCCCGACCGAGAACCTGAGCACCGCGCCGACCGACCTGGGCGACCGGTACCAGACCAGCCCGATGTCGTCGTTCCAGTTCCTGGCGTTCCCGACGTTCGACAAGAACTTCAGCAACCCGGACGTGCGCAAGGCCATCTCGATGGCGATCGACCGGGACGAGATCACCAAGTCGATCTTCAAGGGTTCGCAGAAGCCGGCCCGTTCGTTCGTCTCGCCGGTGCTGCCGGGCTACCGGGACAACACCACCGGCGCGGCGGGTGAATTCAACCCGACCGAGGCCAAGAAGCTCTACCAGGCCGCCGGCGGCCCGTCGAAGATCGTCATCTCCTACAACGGGGACGGCGGTCACAAGGACTGGGTCGACGCCACCGCCAACCAGCTGAAGGCCAACCTGGGCGTCGACGTGGTCGGCTCGGCCGAGCCGAAGTTCGCCGACCTGCTCACCAAGGTCGAGAAGAAGCAGCCGGTCGGCTTGTTCCGGATGGGCTGGGTGATGGACTACCCGTCCATGGAGGACTACCTCGGCCCGCTGTACAGCACCAACGGCTCGTCGAACTACTACGGCTACAGCAACCCGGAGTTCGACAAGCTGGTCAAGGAGGGTTCGGCCGCCAAGACGCAGGACGAGGCGATCGCCAAGTACCAGCAGGCGGAGGACATCCTGGCCAAGGACATGCCGGTGATCCCGCTCCGCTTCGGCGAGAACGTGTTCGGCCACTCGTCCAAGGTCAAGAACGTCGAGATGGACCTGTTCCAGCGGGTCAACCTCGTCAAGATCGAAACGGCCAGCTGA